One Drosophila santomea strain STO CAGO 1482 chromosome X, Prin_Dsan_1.1, whole genome shotgun sequence DNA segment encodes these proteins:
- the LOC120455465 gene encoding N-alpha-acetyltransferase 30A isoform X2, whose translation MADAQAAAAGKKKYKNKKNSADKNPNSNPNSNPNSNPNSSGQVEAQTPSNGHAQHQEEDATEDQEPAQELRGLLKKMHLCNGHGPKEQDAPPIVEVLNGHAHGHSNNNHIRSTSGSSNNNNSTHNNNSVDSSNNNRKQRREGGSDSNASNPEEKPITATSNTTANTHPTTTTAPKTKVSEESAVEQGGQVATGSGYCREQEEKQLPSASAEGATPTITAQLQLPEPAISADEIVYKEYEAEHQMHDIMRLIQAELSEPYSIYTYRYFIYNWPKLCFLASHDNQYVGAIVCKLDMHMNVRRGYIAMLAVRKEYRKLKIGTTLVTKAIEAMLADNADEVVLETEMRNQPALRLYENLGFVRDKRLFRYYLNGVDALRLKLWFR comes from the exons ATGGCGGATGCCCAGGCAGCGGCGGCCGGAAAGAAGAAGTACAAGAACAAAAAGAACTCGGCGGATAAGAACCCCAATTCGAATCCGAACTCGAATCCGAACTCGAATCCGAATTCCAGTGGCCAGGTGGAGGCGCAGACACCCAGCAATGGACACGCTCAGCACCAGGAGGAGGACGCGACGGAAGACCAGGAGCCAGCACAGGAGCTCAGGGGCCTGCTTAAGAAGATGCACCTTTGCAATGGCCATGGTCCCAAGGAGCAGGATGCTCCGCCGATTGTCGAGGTCCTCAACGGCCATGCACATGggcacagcaacaacaatcacaTTCGCAGCACtagcggcagcagcaacaacaacaacagcacccacaacaacaacagtgtggacagcagcaacaacaaccgcaAGCAGCGAAGAGAAGGAGGATCAGATTCAAACGCCTCCAATCCGGAGGAGAAGCCCATAACAGCCACAAGCAACACCACTGCCAACACACACCCAACCACAACGACggccccaaaaacaaaagtttcgGAGGAGTCGGCTGTGGAACAGGGAGGGCAAGTGGCGACGGGGAGTGGCTATTGCCgggagcaggaggagaagCAGCTGCCCTCCGCCTCCGCAGAaggggccacgcccaccattACAGCACAGCTCCAGCTGCCAGAACCTGCCATTTCAGCCGACGAGATCGTGTATAAGGAATACGAGGCTGAACACCAAATGCAT GACATCATGCGACTGATCCAGGCGGAGCTGTCCGAGCCCTACTCGATATACACGTACCGCTACTTCATCTACAATTGGCCAAAACTCTGCTTCCTCGCCTCGCACGACAATCAGTACGTGGGCGCCATTGTGTGCAAGCTGGACATGCACATGAACGTGCGGCGCGGCTACATCGCCATGCTGGCCGTGCGCAAGGAGTATCGCAAGCTCAAGATCGGCACCACGCTGGTCACCAAGGCCATAGAG GCAATGCTGGCCGACAATGCCGACGAGGTGGTGCTGGAGACGGAGATGCGGAACCAGCCGGCTTTGCGGCTCTACGAGAACTTGGGCTTCGTGCGTGATAAGCGGCTGTTCCGTTACTATCTCAATGGAGTGGACGCGCTGCGGTTGAAGCTCTGGTTTAGATGA
- the LOC120455465 gene encoding N-alpha-acetyltransferase 30A isoform X1, with the protein MADAQAAAAGKKKYKNKKNSADKNPNSNPNSNPNSNPNSSGQVEAQTPSNGHAQHQEEDATEDQEPAQELRGLLKKMHLCNGHGPKEQDAPPIVEVLNGHAHGHSNNNHIRSTSGSSNNNNSTHNNNSVDSSNNNRKQRREGGSDSNASNPEEKPITATSNTTANTHPTTTTAPKTKVSEESAVEQGGQVATGSGYCREQEEKQLPSASAEGATPTITAQLQLPEPAISADEIVYKEYEAEHQMHVSTIAVLSELCAMLIPHMLNIMQDIMRLIQAELSEPYSIYTYRYFIYNWPKLCFLASHDNQYVGAIVCKLDMHMNVRRGYIAMLAVRKEYRKLKIGTTLVTKAIEAMLADNADEVVLETEMRNQPALRLYENLGFVRDKRLFRYYLNGVDALRLKLWFR; encoded by the exons ATGGCGGATGCCCAGGCAGCGGCGGCCGGAAAGAAGAAGTACAAGAACAAAAAGAACTCGGCGGATAAGAACCCCAATTCGAATCCGAACTCGAATCCGAACTCGAATCCGAATTCCAGTGGCCAGGTGGAGGCGCAGACACCCAGCAATGGACACGCTCAGCACCAGGAGGAGGACGCGACGGAAGACCAGGAGCCAGCACAGGAGCTCAGGGGCCTGCTTAAGAAGATGCACCTTTGCAATGGCCATGGTCCCAAGGAGCAGGATGCTCCGCCGATTGTCGAGGTCCTCAACGGCCATGCACATGggcacagcaacaacaatcacaTTCGCAGCACtagcggcagcagcaacaacaacaacagcacccacaacaacaacagtgtggacagcagcaacaacaaccgcaAGCAGCGAAGAGAAGGAGGATCAGATTCAAACGCCTCCAATCCGGAGGAGAAGCCCATAACAGCCACAAGCAACACCACTGCCAACACACACCCAACCACAACGACggccccaaaaacaaaagtttcgGAGGAGTCGGCTGTGGAACAGGGAGGGCAAGTGGCGACGGGGAGTGGCTATTGCCgggagcaggaggagaagCAGCTGCCCTCCGCCTCCGCAGAaggggccacgcccaccattACAGCACAGCTCCAGCTGCCAGAACCTGCCATTTCAGCCGACGAGATCGTGTATAAGGAATACGAGGCTGAACACCAAATGCATGTGAGTACTATCGCCGTACTATCCGAACTATGCGCAATGCTAATCCCCCACATGTTGAACATCATGCAGGACATCATGCGACTGATCCAGGCGGAGCTGTCCGAGCCCTACTCGATATACACGTACCGCTACTTCATCTACAATTGGCCAAAACTCTGCTTCCTCGCCTCGCACGACAATCAGTACGTGGGCGCCATTGTGTGCAAGCTGGACATGCACATGAACGTGCGGCGCGGCTACATCGCCATGCTGGCCGTGCGCAAGGAGTATCGCAAGCTCAAGATCGGCACCACGCTGGTCACCAAGGCCATAGAG GCAATGCTGGCCGACAATGCCGACGAGGTGGTGCTGGAGACGGAGATGCGGAACCAGCCGGCTTTGCGGCTCTACGAGAACTTGGGCTTCGTGCGTGATAAGCGGCTGTTCCGTTACTATCTCAATGGAGTGGACGCGCTGCGGTTGAAGCTCTGGTTTAGATGA